The Nitrosospira multiformis ATCC 25196 region GCCGTGCGATGCACGGTCAGCATGCGGGTCAGCTTCTCCGAATGGACCGGCTTCTCGCCACCGGCTCCTTCAATCGCTGCCGCTTCCCGCTCCCCTGACTCTCCCGGTTCATTTTGTTCCCTCGATTCCCTTGGTTCTTTTGATTCCTTTGATTCCTTCGGTTGCTTCCTCATGTCCTCCTTGCGGATGAGGCCCCGCTCGATACGGAGCTTGCCTTCGTGGTCGACGGTGGCAATGGCTCCTGCAATTGCAAGATCGTCCGGATAAATTTCCTCCAGCGATTCGGCAAGCTTCGTCAGTTCGTCCCGAATGCGCTCCGCTTTTTTCTTTTTCTCTATTGATTTGTAGAGTTCTCCTGTGCTGCCCCGCTCCTCATCGGATCCATCATATCCGGCCTCGATGGCTTCCAGTTCCGCTTCCAGCGCATCCATCCTGGCCTGCTCCGCCGAAGTCGGCTCGCGTCTGACTATCCGCATCTGCGAGAATTCGGCCCTGTCTGAATAGTCGAAGGTGGTGCGAACCTGTACCCACGCATATCCTTTCTCCTTCAGCGGCTCGACCGCCTGATTGAGTTTCTCCAGGGCAAGCGACTCGAGCAATTCAGCATCCTGCATATAACCGTCGTCCTCCTCCCCGAAAAGATCACGACGTATCACGCCTCCTGCGGCCTCGTATTCCTCTACTCCGACGAATCTGGCAAGCGGGCTCGTCCTTATGTTGATCTCGGTTTCGGTGATGAGCCGCCGGAAGGTTGCGCCGTTGCGCTGGTATTCCGGCGTGTTGTCCCAGAGCCGCTCCTGCAATTCGTGGTCGTCGGTGAGCGCCAAGGCTGTTATCTGCTCGAAGCTCATCCTGTCTTCGGCATACAGCGCGAAAATCCTGGGGGAGACCTTGGTCAGCTTGAGGTAACGCCTGACGGTCAGCGGAGAGACGCCAAAGCGCGGGGCAATCTCATCCAGCGCAAATCCCGCATCTATCAGGCTGCGATAGGCCATAACGAGATCGGCAGGATGCATGTGCTCCCGCCCACTGTTCTCGGACAGGCTTATTTCCAGCGCCTCTTTGTGCTCGACCACCCGGCAATCCACCTCATGGTCTTTCGACAGGCGCCTATCGGCTACCAGCAGGTTCAAGGCGGCCAGCCTGCGGCCGCCGGCAATCACTTCATACTTGCCGCTTTTCCTGCCCTTTTTCTGCTGCACGGTAACGACCAGGTTGTGGATCAATCCCTGCGAAGCGATCAGAGCGGCCAATTCTTCGATGCCGGTTCCCTGCTTCTTGCGAACATTCAGGGGGGAGATGACAAGTTTTTTTATCGGAATGCGGACAAGACCGGTTTCGATGGTTTCCATCATGGTTCTCCTAGGAATGCTTAATAAAACGGAAAAGAAAAGCCGGTGGTATCAGTGTTATCAAGCACTGGCTCGGCATTAATGAGCTTCGGCAAAAGGAATGCCATCACGCCGTGACCCGCTTCCGTAATAATCCAGAACGTATTATCCCTGAATCCTTCCGTGTTCCCGAAATGGTTTTATCTTATCCTCTTTGGCACGCCCCTTTCGACAGTCGTGCAAAGTTATGTTGATGATGCCGCCATTTATCTGAGTCCGAGTCCCCGAAATATCGAGGCGCGCCAGAAAATTCGCTAGAAGAGCCTGAACATCGCATCGTGGCAACGAAACGCTACGACCGGATCATTATCATTGCCCATAGCCTCGGGAGCATGATCGGATACGATATTCTAAATTTCGCTGGGCAGCGTCATAATAAGGAGATTCGCGCCGGGATCAGCGCGAAATGGCTAAAAGAGAGATACCCGACTGCAAGGCGACTGCTATTGAGCATGCCAAAACCTCAGCGATTTCTTGACACTCGGCAATCCGCTAGCGCACGGCGCCATGCGGCTGGGCGAAAGACCCCGAGGACTTCAAGCGGCGTGTCGAGGAACATGAGCCTCCCCTCTGCCCACCCGAATTGGACTCGAACGGGAAATTCTCTTTGAGCAATAAAGGTAAGGACGGACAGGACCGGCAGCAGAAAGCAGTTGGGCTAAACCAGGTGGCAGGGTTCGCTGCCGTAAACCGGACGAACCTCTATTTATGAAACAACAAAAACTATCGCTGCGCTATCTTTGCTGGGGTGGGGGGCATCCCCTGTTGGACTCAGCAGGCCACTGCCATCCAGAATGCATGCACGCCTTTGGAAATACAAGACATCAATAATTTGATACTTTGTGCAGAAGAGGCTTTGGTAACAGGTGGGGCGAGTGATTTCAGGGAAATATGAGATTCAACGCGCAACAGCCCCAACCAATGCTCTGGATAACAGCGCGTACATCCCGGGCCAGGAGGGGCTGGCATGCCAATATTTTCCACGACCCGGATTTACGATCACCGCAAGACTCGAGCAGAGGATAGCCTGACATTCAGGGTGAGTTACTGAAAACCAGCCTTATCCTGTATCCTTGGTTGTAGTTCACATTGCCGGGCTTTGGCGGTCGGATGCGGCATGGTTTTCATCAAGTTTCGATGCCATTTGACGATGCAAAGCGGCTTCTTTCATGTCGGCTGCGACGGTCTGCTCGTGACGACGTATTAATGCTGCAGTATGCGATTGCAGGTCCTGAGCCTGCCTGCCATAAAGATAGCTTTTATTCTTATATTGCTCCAGCAACTCCTTTTCTTCCTTCACTTTTGCCTGCATTTGCATAGCGGCATTTTCATAATATTTCGCTACAGCCTCATGATCGCCCGGAGTCGTGGCTTTCTGGATAGCTGCACGAATCTCAGGGGTGTCAATGGGCTCAGCTGCAATCGTCAACGAGTTCGTCGAACTCAGCAGGACTGCTATCGATAACACTGCGAAGATATTTCCTGATCTTGTCTTCATGATAGTAATGAACCCAAACAGGATGAAAGTGAGCTTATCCTATCTCAGTCAACACGCTGCGTATATTGGGGAAACTCTGGTTTTATACTAAGGGAAACCCTTAGAGTGACAAACGTGCCTCAAGGCGCAGTTTCTAATGAAATCCGCTTTTTCATGGCATCACCAGCTCTTTTTCTGACTCGGCTTATACCCTTCAGGTAAGCCTTTCGGCCACTTCTTGAGCAAGGCCTCTTGTTTTCCGAATCTTCGTCCATGCCAACTCGGCGCAAGCCGGATTGGCCTCCTTCACTTTCCCCGATTCCTTGGCAGATTTATGCCATGCATATACAAAAATGCATAAGAATCATCCTTGTATATTTATATATCATTTAGAATGAACTTTATTTTATGAATGATACTCTAACAAGTACCTGTAAAAAAACAGGTATGACTAATTCATTTAAATAGGAGGATATGACATTGGAGACTTATCGCAAGATAATCGGACAAGGTTCGTATTCAATCTGATTATCTTTTTCTACCAGCCAAATTTGACTGAATCCTTGAGCTGGTAGTTTTTGTTCTTAATTTGGATACCCCATTGGGGTTCTTGATTATTTGCAAAAGGAGTTAGCGATGTCTGCAATTACACCTGAGACCATTGCAGTTGGTCATAAGAGGGAGAGCAGTGCGAGCAGTGCAGCGTACGACATGTCGGAATGGTATGACTCCAGGTTCTACAAGCTGGGTCTGCTGCCGATACTGGGAATGGCGGTTTTCTGGGTCTGGTTTCAACGCACCTATGCCTATTCCCACGGGATGGACTCCATGGAGCCGGAGTTCGAGCAAATCTGGATGGGGCTGTGGCGTTTCCAGATGATGCTCTGGCCAACCCTCGCCCTGATCGTCTGGGGCTGGATATGGAAGACGCGCGATACCCAGGAGCAACTCGCAAGCCTTGCGGTGAAAAAGGAAATCAAGCGGTACTTCTATTTCCTCATGTGGCTTGGTGTGTACATGTTCGCCGTCTACTGGGGATCGAGCTTCTTCACCGAACAGGATGCTTCCTGGCATCAGGTGATCATCCGTGACACGAGCTTTACACCCAGCCATATACCGCTGTTCTATGGGGCGTTCCCGATGTACATCATCATGGGCGTGTCGACTTTCCTGTATGCAAGTACGCGCTTGCCGCTCTACAACAAGGGAACTTCGTTTCCGCTGCTGATGGCCATCGCAGGTCCGCTGATGAGCCTTCCGAACGTGGGCCTCAATGAGTGGGGGCACGCCTTCTGGTTCATGGAGGAACTCTTCAGCGCACCGCTGCACTGGGGCTTCGTGGTGCTGGCCTGGGCAGCCCTGTTCTCCGGCGGCATTGCCGTCCAGGTGATCGCACGGTTCTCCAACCTCATGGACGTGCAGTGGAACAGGCAAAGCCGGGTAATCCTGGATAACGTTGTCTAAAGAACCAGCCTTCAAGTCCAGATCGTAACAGCGTGGTACACCCCATCCGCTTTCACAGGGATGGGGTTTTTGGCAAAAACAGCATCACCGGAAAGTCTCTGGCGCTTCTCTTCCAGTCCTCCTCCAGGGAAATCACCTCTACACCTCTCGCCGTCATGCCCGGCTTTTTACCCCGGATTGCCTCAGTTTCCGTGAACATCATCTTCCGCATATAGGCGCCAAAGTCCTGAAAATGACAGCCTCAAAAACTCCAAAAATACCTTTTGACACCTGTCGGAAAATATAGGACTATTGCGCCTTGGACACTAGAGATAGTTGAACACACTCTCATGCACTACTATATATAGTAGTCCACAGGTTTTCCACAGCATTTCCACAACACCTAAAATATCAGGCTTTGCCCAGGGATTCGGTACATTTCCCTTACAAATGAGGAGCATCCAGTCATGCAGCTTTCCACAGATCAAACACCCCGGCCGGCAATGGCAGGCTACGAGTTTTCTTCGAACCCTTCCGGCCACGATCCGCGCTATTCCCAATACAAGATCATTCGCCGCAATGGCTCAGTGGCCGGATTCGAACCGAACAAAATCTCCATTGCCATGACGAAAGCGTTTCTCGCAGTCGAGGGCAGCCAGGGGGCTGCTTCGGCCAGGGTACGCGAAGTGGTGGCGCGCCTGACCGAAGATGTGGTGAACGCCTTGATGCGCCGCCAGCCCTCGGGTGGAACCTTTCATATCGAGGATATCCAGGATCAGGTGGAACTGGCATTGATGCGCTCGGGCGAGCATGATGTGGCGCGGGCCTATGTGCTGTACCGCGAGGATCGCGCGCGCAAGCGGGCGCAGCAAAAGGAAGCGGGTGCAGCGGAGGCGGCCGGCAGCGTCCTGAACGTGCTCGAGGACGGGCGCAGGGTTCCGCTCGATACCGCGAGACTGTTGGCGCTGATCGGCTCCTGCTGCGAAGGTCTGGGTGAGGGGGTCGATCCTGCGCTGATACTTAAAGCCACGCTCAAGGATTTATATGATGGAGTGCCGATGGAGGAAGTAAGGAAATCGGTAATCCTGTCAGCACGGGCGTTGCTGGAAAAAGAGCCGGCCTACAGCTACGTCACGGCGCGACTGCTGCTGCACTCGCTCCGCTTCGAGGTGCTGGGCGAGGAAATCGTACAAAGGGAAATGGCCGGGCGCTATATGGAATATTTCCCGGCCTTCATAAAGCGCGGAATCGAAGCCGAACTGCTGGATGAGCGGCTGGCGCAGTTTGACTTGCCCAGGCTGGCACAAGCCCTCCATGCGGAGCGCGATCTCAAATTTGGCTATCTCGGTTTGCAAACCTTGTATGACCGTTATTTTCTGCATATACAGGAGCGCCGCATCGAGTTGCCGCAGGCATTTTTCATGCGGGTGGCGATGGGGCTTGCATTGAACGAAATCGATCGTGAAGCACGGGCGATAGAGTTCTACCATGTGCTGTCCAACTTTGATTTCATGAGTTCCACACCCACCCTGTTTAATTCCGGCACACGCCGCTCGCAGCTGTCTTCATGCTATCTCACGACAGTGCCGGACGACCTGGATGGGATTTACGAGGGAATCAAGGAAAACGCGCTGCTTGCCAAGTATGCCGGAGGACTGGGTAATGATTGGACGCGTGTGCGGGCGATGGGATCGCATATCAAGGGCACCAACGGC contains the following coding sequences:
- a CDS encoding ParB/RepB/Spo0J family partition protein; this encodes MMETIETGLVRIPIKKLVISPLNVRKKQGTGIEELAALIASQGLIHNLVVTVQQKKGRKSGKYEVIAGGRRLAALNLLVADRRLSKDHEVDCRVVEHKEALEISLSENSGREHMHPADLVMAYRSLIDAGFALDEIAPRFGVSPLTVRRYLKLTKVSPRIFALYAEDRMSFEQITALALTDDHELQERLWDNTPEYQRNGATFRRLITETEINIRTSPLARFVGVEEYEAAGGVIRRDLFGEEDDGYMQDAELLESLALEKLNQAVEPLKEKGYAWVQVRTTFDYSDRAEFSQMRIVRREPTSAEQARMDALEAELEAIEAGYDGSDEERGSTGELYKSIEKKKKAERIRDELTKLAESLEEIYPDDLAIAGAIATVDHEGKLRIERGLIRKEDMRKQPKESKESKEPRESREQNEPGESGEREAAAIEGAGGEKPVHSEKLTRMLTVHRTAAVQAAMTNRPEVALAALVHRMAVQIFSNDSASNPVLQISIEETRVKPDAEGIEQSKAATALAKKRRQWQKRIDAAGRGGMTLFGWLLEQSQQDLLDLLAFCTAVSVNTVSERESTPPQDVTALMTALNLDMADWWEATGESYLSHVSKDRLLAIVAQAVSPEHARSMNGLKKGDLVRQAEQVLSGIKWLPDHFKVTKTRTGKQSDA
- a CDS encoding methane monooxygenase/ammonia monooxygenase subunit C, with the protein product MSAITPETIAVGHKRESSASSAAYDMSEWYDSRFYKLGLLPILGMAVFWVWFQRTYAYSHGMDSMEPEFEQIWMGLWRFQMMLWPTLALIVWGWIWKTRDTQEQLASLAVKKEIKRYFYFLMWLGVYMFAVYWGSSFFTEQDASWHQVIIRDTSFTPSHIPLFYGAFPMYIIMGVSTFLYASTRLPLYNKGTSFPLLMAIAGPLMSLPNVGLNEWGHAFWFMEELFSAPLHWGFVVLAWAALFSGGIAVQVIARFSNLMDVQWNRQSRVILDNVV